The Armatimonadia bacterium genome segment ACAGCCAGGAGACGCCGGTCGCCAGCGCAGACAGCACAAGGAACACCAGGCAGCGCCGCGAAAGAGTGAGGGGCGATTGCCACTCGCCCCGGAAGGCGACCAGTGCGCCGATGAACACCACGATAACGATCGTGCGCAAGAGCGTGGCCAGATTCGAGTTCACGCCCGTCACGCCGATCTTGCCGAAGATCGCCGTAAGGGCGGCGAAGATTGCGGATAGAATCGCCCATAGCTGCCAGGATACGGTCTGCATTGT includes the following:
- a CDS encoding EamA family transporter; translated protein: MQTVSWQLWAILSAIFAALTAIFGKIGVTGVNSNLATLLRTIVIVVFIGALVAFRGEWQSPLTLSRRCLVFLVLSALATGVSWLCYYRALQLGPASRVAPIDKLSVAFAIVLAVVFLHEKLSWQAAVGGVLVTAGALVLALAP